In Pirellulales bacterium, one DNA window encodes the following:
- the gltX gene encoding glutamate--tRNA ligase has translation MASPVRTRFAPSPTGYLHIGGVRTALFNWLFARRHGGQFLLRIDDTDQERNVAEALAPILHGFRWLGIDWDEGPEVGGPFAPYYQSQRRDRYQQAINKLLDGGFAYCDYATTEEIQAERAAAEAAKQPFIYSRRWMADTVDTQRRFEAEGRKGVVRLNMPHEGQLVIHDLIRGDVQFDWVREQDHVIQRADGTPLYNLATVVDDHDFQISHVIRAEEHLSNTPRQVFVAQSLGYPLPEYAHVPFVAEPGSKNKLSKRKLGQYLKNQDFARLYKHGVDIAAKLNLAATAETFNPVIVDFYEQVGYLPDAIINYLMLLGWSFDDKTEFFTREQMIDSFSLERVNKAPASFDPKKLWAFEDHYLQELPLKQKVAKTLPFLQRAGLVAEPTPCDVGPQLTKIVAAAADRIKVFGDILDYADFFLPDDQLPYDEAAFDKRIRNTPGAAEILTAVKELLATVEPFEPPQLETTLKAIVEQRQMKMADLVHPLRIALTGKGVGFGLFDTLSILGREKCLARIDRALARK, from the coding sequence ATGGCTAGTCCCGTTCGCACACGTTTCGCTCCCAGTCCCACCGGGTATTTGCACATCGGCGGCGTGCGCACGGCCCTGTTCAATTGGCTGTTTGCTCGGCGGCACGGCGGTCAATTTCTGCTGAGAATTGACGATACCGACCAGGAGCGCAATGTGGCCGAGGCGCTCGCGCCCATTTTGCACGGCTTTCGTTGGCTGGGCATCGATTGGGATGAAGGGCCCGAAGTCGGCGGCCCGTTCGCACCGTACTACCAATCGCAGCGGCGCGATCGCTATCAGCAAGCCATCAACAAACTGCTCGACGGCGGTTTCGCTTACTGCGATTACGCCACCACCGAGGAAATTCAGGCCGAGCGCGCCGCCGCCGAAGCCGCCAAGCAGCCCTTTATTTACAGCCGCCGCTGGATGGCCGACACCGTCGATACCCAGCGCCGCTTCGAAGCCGAAGGCCGCAAAGGCGTAGTCCGACTGAACATGCCGCACGAGGGGCAACTCGTCATTCACGACCTGATCCGCGGCGACGTGCAGTTCGATTGGGTCCGCGAGCAAGATCACGTCATCCAGCGCGCCGACGGCACGCCGCTATACAACCTGGCGACGGTCGTCGACGATCACGATTTCCAAATTTCGCACGTCATTCGGGCCGAGGAACATCTTTCCAACACGCCGCGGCAGGTGTTCGTGGCCCAATCGCTGGGTTACCCGTTGCCCGAGTACGCCCACGTGCCGTTTGTGGCCGAGCCCGGCAGCAAAAACAAACTGAGCAAGCGCAAGCTCGGGCAATACCTGAAGAACCAAGATTTCGCCCGACTGTACAAACACGGCGTCGACATCGCGGCCAAGCTTAACTTGGCGGCGACCGCCGAAACGTTCAACCCGGTGATCGTCGATTTTTACGAGCAAGTCGGCTACCTGCCCGACGCCATCATCAACTATTTGATGCTGCTGGGCTGGTCGTTCGACGACAAAACGGAATTCTTCACGCGCGAGCAAATGATCGACAGCTTTTCACTGGAGCGCGTGAACAAAGCCCCGGCCAGCTTCGACCCCAAAAAACTATGGGCCTTCGAAGACCACTACCTGCAAGAGCTGCCGCTGAAGCAGAAAGTAGCCAAGACGTTGCCGTTTTTGCAACGCGCCGGATTAGTGGCTGAGCCGACGCCGTGCGACGTGGGCCCGCAACTGACAAAAATCGTTGCCGCCGCCGCCGACCGGATAAAAGTGTTCGGCGACATACTGGACTACGCCGATTTTTTCCTGCCCGACGATCAGTTGCCCTACGACGAAGCCGCCTTCGACAAACGCATTCGCAATACTCCCGGCGCCGCCGAAATTTTAACCGCGGTCAAAGAATTATTGGCCACGGTCGAACCGTTCGAACCGCCGCAACTGGAAACGACGCTGAAAGCTATCGTCGAGCAGCGCCAAATGAAAATGGCCGATCTGGTGCATCCGCTGCGCATCGCGCTGACCGGCAAAGGCGTCGGCTTCGGCCTGTTCGACACGCTGTCTATTCTCGGCCGCGAAAAATGCCTAGCCCGCATCGACCGAGCTTTGGCACGAAAGTGA
- a CDS encoding transposase — MPQSLSKVIVHTTFSTKGRVPLLQDVALRRELYAYLATVLKNIDCPALVIGGIADHIHILNLLARTRTIAEVIEEAKTSTSKWIKTKAASLRDFHWQNGYGMFSVSESKVPDARRYIENQEEHHRTLTFQEEFRALCQRHGIQIDERYVWD, encoded by the coding sequence ATGCCGCAATCGTTATCCAAGGTCATCGTTCACACGACATTCAGCACTAAGGGTCGTGTCCCGCTCTTACAAGATGTGGCTTTGCGGCGTGAACTTTACGCTTACCTCGCTACGGTGCTGAAGAATATCGATTGTCCCGCGCTGGTAATCGGCGGAATTGCCGACCATATTCACATTCTGAATTTGCTGGCGCGAACGCGCACGATTGCGGAAGTGATCGAGGAAGCCAAAACTTCCACTTCGAAATGGATCAAGACGAAGGCCGCATCGCTGCGCGATTTCCATTGGCAAAACGGTTACGGCATGTTTTCCGTCAGCGAATCGAAAGTGCCTGACGCGCGGCGATACATCGAAAATCAGGAGGAGCACCACCGCACATTGACTTTTCAAGAAGAATTTCGCGCGCTTTGCCAGCGGCACGGCATTCAGATCGACGAACGATATGTGTGGGATTGA
- a CDS encoding HEAT repeat domain-containing protein yields the protein MQVYSDVAAYYLERLRAEDNSAAFFGLLESDSSVVPDLVALYRSESDPSIREFAIEVLWQRRDLSIIPLLGEALHDPNTAVWQQALDGLVALASPESLAVLRQAQTKQFSKQGDAQEFRQWIDEAIEQIELKLKS from the coding sequence ATGCAAGTTTATTCTGACGTAGCCGCATATTATTTAGAACGGCTAAGAGCCGAGGATAACAGCGCCGCATTCTTCGGTCTATTGGAATCGGACAGTAGCGTTGTTCCTGATTTGGTCGCGCTCTATCGCAGCGAGTCAGACCCGAGTATTCGTGAATTCGCCATCGAAGTTTTGTGGCAGAGGCGCGATTTGTCCATTATTCCGTTGCTCGGCGAAGCGCTGCACGATCCAAACACTGCGGTTTGGCAACAAGCGCTGGATGGGCTGGTTGCACTGGCGTCGCCTGAATCACTGGCAGTTCTTCGTCAAGCGCAGACAAAACAATTTTCCAAGCAAGGCGATGCCCAAGAATTTCGGCAGTGGATTGATGAGGCGATTGAGCAAATCGAGCTCAAGCTGAAATCCTAA
- a CDS encoding VOC family protein → MKANYIPENCHAVTPYLVVPNAARLLEFAQQAFGGVVGEKFTRPDGGVLHAQVRIGDSLLMVGEPPAGHHTWPTVLYLYVPDCDATYRQAVAAGGESQTEPTDMFYGDRTASVKDPVGNMWWIATHKEVLTTQEIQQRAAKFFAEKAKQG, encoded by the coding sequence ATGAAAGCAAATTACATCCCCGAAAATTGCCACGCCGTTACGCCGTATTTGGTCGTGCCCAATGCGGCCCGGTTGCTCGAGTTCGCCCAGCAGGCATTTGGTGGCGTAGTGGGTGAAAAATTCACGCGGCCCGATGGAGGCGTGCTGCACGCCCAGGTGCGGATTGGCGATTCGCTGTTGATGGTTGGCGAGCCGCCGGCGGGACACCACACCTGGCCGACCGTACTGTATTTATATGTGCCCGACTGCGATGCCACTTACCGACAGGCCGTGGCGGCGGGCGGAGAATCGCAAACCGAGCCGACCGACATGTTCTATGGCGACCGCACCGCCAGCGTGAAAGACCCGGTCGGCAACATGTGGTGGATCGCGACGCACAAGGAAGTGTTGACGACGCAGGAAATTCAGCAGCGGGCAGCGAAGTTTTTTGCGGAGAAGGCGAAACAGGGCTAA
- a CDS encoding glutamine--tRNA ligase/YqeY domain fusion protein — translation MPDEPRSLNFIEEIIEEHARTGRFGNRVQTRFPPEPNGYLHIGHAKSICLNFGLSIKYQGTCNLRFDDTNPTKEEEEYVESIEEDVRWLGFHVPPPLYASDYFEQIHAWAIQLIEAGHAYVCDLNADQIREYRGTLTTPGKNSPFRNRPVAENLDLFARMGKGEFPEGSRTLRAKVDMAHPNLNMRDPVMYRILYSKHHRTGDRWCIYPMYDWAHGQSDSIENVTHSICTLEFENHRPLYDWYLDRIIECNSHKAATAGRAATPYPGPLPQGAREKSTPHASIIHPQQIEFARLNLTYTVMSKRRLLELVKDKHVAGWDDPRMPTICGLRRRGYTPESIRLFCDRIGVAKFNSTIDMAVLEGSVREDLNRRAPRRMAVLRPLKVVLDNYPADKTEMLEAVNNPEDPAVGKRQVPFSRTLYIEQDDFREEPPKKFFRLAPGAEVRLRYAYIIKCVSVAKDASGNITEVHCTYDPETKSGMPQSDRKVKGTIHWVSASHAVTAPVRLYDYLFNKADPDEFPAGQNYLINLNPNSLETLTDAKLEPSLADAAPGDSFQFERNGYFIADKLDSRPGRSVFNRTVTLKDTWAKIEQKAGGK, via the coding sequence ATGCCCGACGAACCCCGTTCGCTGAATTTCATCGAAGAAATTATCGAGGAGCACGCCCGCACCGGCCGGTTTGGCAATCGGGTGCAAACGCGGTTCCCGCCGGAGCCCAACGGTTATTTGCACATTGGCCACGCCAAAAGCATCTGCCTGAATTTCGGTCTGTCGATCAAATACCAGGGCACGTGCAACCTGCGGTTCGACGACACCAACCCGACCAAGGAAGAAGAAGAATACGTCGAATCGATCGAGGAAGATGTCCGCTGGCTCGGCTTCCACGTGCCGCCGCCCTTGTACGCCAGCGATTACTTCGAGCAAATTCACGCCTGGGCCATCCAGCTCATTGAAGCCGGCCACGCCTATGTGTGCGATCTGAACGCCGACCAAATCCGCGAATATCGCGGCACGCTCACTACGCCGGGCAAAAACAGCCCGTTCCGCAACCGGCCCGTCGCGGAAAATCTCGACCTGTTCGCCCGTATGGGAAAAGGAGAATTTCCCGAAGGCTCGCGCACGTTGCGGGCGAAAGTCGACATGGCCCATCCCAATTTGAACATGCGCGACCCGGTCATGTACCGCATTTTGTACTCCAAGCATCACCGCACGGGCGACCGCTGGTGCATTTATCCCATGTACGATTGGGCCCACGGTCAAAGCGATTCCATCGAAAACGTGACGCACAGCATTTGCACGCTGGAATTTGAAAACCACCGCCCACTGTACGATTGGTATTTGGACCGCATCATTGAATGTAATTCTCATAAAGCCGCGACCGCTGGTCGCGCTGCCACCCCGTACCCCGGCCCTCTCCCACAAGGGGCGAGGGAGAAATCCACGCCACACGCATCCATCATCCATCCCCAGCAAATCGAATTCGCCCGCCTCAATCTCACCTACACCGTAATGAGCAAGCGCCGGCTGTTAGAACTGGTGAAAGACAAGCACGTCGCCGGCTGGGACGATCCGCGGATGCCGACGATTTGTGGTTTGCGCCGCCGCGGTTACACGCCCGAATCGATCCGCCTGTTCTGCGACCGCATTGGCGTGGCCAAATTCAACAGCACCATCGACATGGCCGTGCTGGAAGGTTCGGTCCGCGAAGATTTGAACCGCCGTGCTCCGCGCCGCATGGCCGTGCTGCGGCCGTTAAAAGTGGTGCTCGATAATTACCCGGCCGACAAAACCGAAATGCTCGAAGCGGTGAACAACCCAGAAGACCCCGCCGTCGGCAAACGGCAAGTCCCGTTTTCGCGTACGCTATATATCGAGCAGGACGATTTCCGCGAAGAGCCGCCGAAAAAATTCTTTCGCTTGGCCCCCGGCGCCGAGGTGCGGCTGCGGTATGCATACATCATTAAATGCGTCAGCGTTGCCAAGGACGCCAGCGGCAATATTACGGAAGTGCATTGCACGTACGATCCGGAAACCAAAAGCGGCATGCCGCAATCGGACCGCAAAGTGAAGGGCACCATTCACTGGGTCAGCGCATCGCACGCCGTGACCGCGCCGGTGCGGCTGTACGATTATTTGTTCAACAAAGCCGATCCGGACGAATTCCCCGCCGGCCAAAATTACTTGATCAATCTCAACCCCAATTCGCTGGAAACGCTGACCGATGCCAAATTGGAGCCCAGCTTGGCCGATGCCGCTCCCGGCGATAGCTTCCAATTCGAACGCAACGGTTACTTCATCGCCGACAAGCTCGATTCCCGGCCCGGCCGGTCCGTCTTCAACCGCACCGTCACGCTCAAAGATACCTGGGCCAAAATCGAACAGAAAGCCGGCGGTAAATAG
- a CDS encoding DinB family protein, translating to MDILDRLLGHDSWTTRQLLVRCRELTDEQLDTQFDIAHRSVRATLLHMIRNMEVWTDLIAEQPIRPNQNNLPEGRSVDGLLRRLDIVSADLAAVSTRLQRENKLDECFVDHLDDPPRKKPYGGAIVHVITHSMHHRAQLLYLLRLLGLQNLPEGDALGWEMQLRRNSS from the coding sequence ATGGATATCCTTGACCGCTTGCTGGGCCACGATTCCTGGACCACGCGCCAATTGCTCGTGCGCTGCCGCGAATTAACAGACGAACAGCTCGACACGCAATTCGACATTGCCCACCGTTCCGTTCGGGCTACTCTGCTGCACATGATCCGCAACATGGAAGTCTGGACCGACCTAATTGCCGAGCAACCAATCCGTCCGAACCAAAATAATTTGCCCGAGGGGCGCTCCGTCGACGGCCTCCTGCGCCGGCTCGATATTGTCTCCGCCGATTTAGCGGCCGTCAGCACGCGCCTGCAGCGTGAAAACAAACTCGACGAATGCTTCGTCGATCATTTGGACGACCCGCCGCGGAAAAAGCCCTACGGCGGGGCCATCGTCCACGTGATTACGCACAGCATGCACCATCGGGCCCAACTGCTGTACCTGCTGCGATTACTGGGGCTGCAAAATTTACCCGAAGGGGATGCCCTTGGTTGGGAAATGCAATTGCGGCGGAATTCAAGCTGA
- a CDS encoding DinB family protein, which produces MGNAIAAEFKLIHERAFLMLELYKQTVASQFEAALAMLKQCVTACPSEYWEGKIANDTFRYVAYHTLFFAEFYLSTSDAEFKLHHFHDRGGDERGKQASPGLSQPDTLEYARLVHQKLRDALAAETVQSLAGPSGIARRKCSRAELHIYNLRHVQHHTGAMYAYLRRIEPTLADNQSLPWVSSGWR; this is translated from the coding sequence TTGGGAAATGCAATTGCGGCGGAATTCAAGCTGATTCACGAAAGGGCCTTTCTGATGTTGGAACTTTACAAGCAAACGGTCGCCAGCCAGTTCGAAGCCGCCCTGGCCATGCTAAAACAGTGCGTTACCGCCTGCCCGAGCGAGTACTGGGAAGGCAAAATCGCCAACGACACGTTCCGCTACGTGGCCTATCACACGCTCTTCTTTGCCGAATTCTATCTCTCGACCAGCGATGCCGAATTTAAGTTGCATCATTTTCATGATCGCGGCGGCGACGAACGGGGCAAACAGGCGAGTCCCGGCCTGTCTCAGCCAGATACGCTGGAATACGCCCGGCTGGTCCACCAGAAGCTGCGCGACGCACTAGCCGCCGAAACGGTGCAATCGCTCGCCGGCCCTTCGGGCATCGCCCGCCGAAAATGCTCCCGCGCTGAGTTGCACATTTACAACCTGCGCCACGTCCAGCACCATACCGGCGCCATGTACGCCTACTTGCGTCGTATCGAACCCACCCTGGCCGACAACCAATCGCTCCCCTGGGTCAGCTCCGGCTGGCGATAA
- a CDS encoding BrnT family toxin has product MQFEWDLQKATRNLARHGVSFEEAATVFADPQAMTYFDPDHSDQEDRFLTIGNSSAGRLLMVSHTDRGELTRIINSRKLTRRERKQYEEET; this is encoded by the coding sequence ATGCAATTTGAATGGGATCTTCAAAAAGCAACTCGAAATTTGGCCCGCCACGGTGTATCCTTTGAGGAGGCGGCCACGGTGTTCGCAGATCCGCAGGCCATGACGTATTTTGATCCCGATCACTCCGATCAAGAAGATCGATTCCTCACGATTGGAAATTCCTCTGCAGGACGATTATTGATGGTTTCACATACCGATCGGGGTGAACTCACAAGAATTATCAATTCCCGCAAATTAACTCGACGGGAGCGGAAACAGTATGAAGAAGAAACGTAA
- a CDS encoding MOSC domain-containing protein, with protein sequence MFEGTLEAIFIGSMKAGPMQPVESAQAIAAKGLQGDRYSAGSGTFSDWPDTAADPTTIDPETQITLIEAEALEAVARDCEVTIAPAQSRRNLLVRGVPLNHLVGREFLVGPVRLRGIKLCEPCGHLEKLTVPGIRQALLHRGGLRAEILTSGTLQAGDVVRQG encoded by the coding sequence ATGTTTGAAGGAACACTCGAAGCGATTTTTATTGGATCGATGAAAGCGGGGCCGATGCAACCGGTGGAAAGCGCCCAAGCGATTGCCGCCAAGGGTCTGCAAGGGGACCGTTACTCTGCGGGCAGCGGCACATTTTCCGACTGGCCCGATACGGCGGCCGACCCGACAACCATTGATCCGGAAACACAGATCACGCTGATTGAAGCGGAGGCCCTGGAGGCAGTCGCCCGAGATTGCGAGGTGACGATTGCGCCGGCCCAATCGCGCCGCAATTTGCTGGTGCGCGGCGTGCCGCTGAATCATTTAGTGGGGCGCGAATTTCTGGTCGGGCCGGTGCGGCTGCGGGGCATCAAGCTGTGCGAGCCGTGCGGGCATTTAGAAAAGCTGACCGTGCCGGGGATCAGGCAAGCCCTGCTTCACCGGGGCGGACTGCGGGCGGAAATTTTAACTTCCGGCACGCTGCAAGCGGGGGACGTGGTGCGGCAGGGGTAA
- a CDS encoding PfkB family carbohydrate kinase: MPLLVVGSVALDSVETPTQRRDNVLGGAAVFFSYSASYFSPVQLVGVVGEDWPAEHTQLLESRGIDTAGLHIVKGGKTFRWTGKYQPNMNDRETLEVHLNVFGDFNPVLPEAYKRCKFLFLANGSPVLQMKVLDQVDGALLTVADTMDLWINIQHDDLMRLFKRIDGLVINDAEAKLLTGDENLVRAGKAILKFGPKFVIVKKGEHGAMFFSEHETYVMPAYPTPNVIDPTGAGDSFAGGMMGYLAEKNNFDPRTLKEALAYGILTASFTVEDFSLERLKKIERPDLERRMQEYKKMLSF; the protein is encoded by the coding sequence ATGCCGCTGTTGGTCGTCGGTTCCGTCGCCTTAGATAGTGTCGAAACTCCCACCCAGCGCCGCGATAACGTCCTGGGCGGGGCGGCGGTCTTCTTTTCCTACTCGGCCAGTTATTTTTCGCCCGTGCAGTTGGTGGGGGTGGTCGGTGAAGATTGGCCCGCCGAGCACACCCAACTGCTCGAAAGCCGCGGCATCGACACCGCCGGCCTGCATATCGTCAAAGGGGGCAAAACGTTTCGCTGGACCGGTAAATACCAGCCCAACATGAACGACCGCGAAACGCTGGAAGTCCACCTGAACGTCTTCGGTGATTTCAATCCGGTATTGCCCGAAGCGTACAAGCGTTGCAAGTTCTTGTTCCTGGCCAACGGCTCCCCCGTGCTGCAAATGAAAGTGCTCGATCAAGTCGATGGCGCCCTGCTCACCGTGGCCGACACCATGGACTTGTGGATCAACATCCAGCACGATGATTTAATGCGCCTGTTTAAGCGGATCGACGGCCTGGTCATCAACGACGCCGAGGCGAAGCTGCTCACCGGCGACGAAAATTTGGTCCGCGCCGGCAAAGCCATTTTGAAGTTTGGCCCGAAGTTTGTGATTGTGAAAAAAGGGGAGCACGGGGCGATGTTTTTCAGCGAGCACGAAACCTACGTCATGCCCGCTTATCCCACGCCGAACGTGATCGATCCGACCGGGGCCGGCGACAGCTTTGCCGGCGGCATGATGGGCTACCTGGCCGAAAAAAATAACTTCGACCCCCGCACGCTGAAAGAAGCCCTGGCCTATGGCATTCTCACCGCCAGCTTTACCGTCGAAGATTTTTCGCTTGAGCGGCTGAAAAAAATCGAACGCCCCGACCTGGAACGCCGCATGCAAGAATACAAAAAAATGCTGAGTTTTTGA
- a CDS encoding GxxExxY protein — protein MGQDGERYENRITEAIIGAAIEVHRSLGPGLLESAYEECLCYELSVRELKFQRQVPLPVRYKEVLLDCRYRIDLVVENVIVELKTVEKLLPIHDAQLLTYLKLFNSPIGLPINFQVPVLKDGIKRVVHHF, from the coding sequence ATGGGGCAGGATGGCGAACGGTACGAGAATCGGATTACGGAAGCCATTATTGGGGCAGCGATCGAAGTGCATCGGTCGCTGGGGCCGGGATTGCTTGAATCGGCCTATGAAGAGTGTTTGTGTTATGAATTGAGTGTCCGCGAACTGAAATTTCAGCGACAAGTGCCGCTGCCCGTTCGGTATAAAGAAGTTTTATTGGATTGCCGATACCGAATTGATTTAGTTGTCGAAAATGTGATTGTCGAATTAAAAACAGTTGAGAAACTACTACCCATTCACGACGCTCAATTGCTCACCTATTTGAAACTTTTTAATAGCCCCATCGGTTTGCCGATCAACTTCCAAGTTCCTGTCCTCAAAGACGGAATCAAACGAGTCGTGCATCATTTCTAA
- the thpR gene encoding RNA 2',3'-cyclic phosphodiesterase, which translates to MSVLRVFTAVEISPEIRSAALRLIERLRVASAKVTWTKAANLHYTLKFLGDVPMEKTAAICQAVKAAAEPFTPFDIVSAGVGAFPSAGHPRTLWLGVTDGAEQMELLFQAQERLLEPLGFPREHRRFTAHLTLGRVRDSSPAALHQLTELLRKHAEFDAGAMTVDSVTVFSSTLGRDGPTYEVLSRATLNG; encoded by the coding sequence ATGTCCGTGCTGCGAGTTTTTACTGCTGTCGAAATTTCCCCGGAAATCCGCTCCGCCGCACTGCGGCTTATCGAACGGCTGCGTGTGGCTTCGGCCAAAGTCACGTGGACCAAAGCCGCCAACTTGCACTACACGCTCAAATTCCTCGGCGACGTGCCGATGGAAAAAACCGCCGCCATTTGTCAGGCGGTGAAAGCCGCCGCCGAACCCTTCACCCCCTTCGACATCGTCTCGGCCGGCGTCGGGGCGTTTCCCTCAGCCGGTCATCCCCGCACGCTGTGGCTGGGCGTAACCGACGGGGCCGAGCAAATGGAATTGCTCTTTCAAGCCCAGGAACGCCTGCTGGAACCGCTCGGTTTTCCGCGCGAGCATCGCCGCTTCACGGCCCATTTAACGCTGGGCCGTGTGCGCGATTCGAGCCCCGCGGCATTGCATCAACTGACGGAACTGCTGCGCAAACACGCCGAATTCGACGCCGGCGCCATGACCGTCGACAGCGTCACCGTCTTTTCCAGCACCCTCGGTCGCGATGGCCCAACCTACGAAGTTCTTTCCCGCGCGACCCTGAACGGCTAA
- a CDS encoding pyridoxamine 5'-phosphate oxidase family protein produces MAEIPSDVAFTPAVKAIQTEKGSRNIYAEMEEDTGWETVVTPQLAKFISGLDMFYLGTANAAGQPYIQYRGGSPGFLKVIDEHTLAFADFGGNRQYITLGNLSENPKAFIFLMDYAHSRRVKLWGTAKVVENDEALLSQLADSEYRAGKPERAIVFTLTAWDMNCPQHIHKRVAVKDVAPIIEQLQTRIKELEAELAQRGQ; encoded by the coding sequence ATGGCCGAAATTCCCAGCGATGTTGCGTTCACCCCTGCCGTGAAAGCCATACAAACTGAAAAAGGCTCGCGGAACATCTACGCCGAAATGGAAGAAGATACCGGCTGGGAGACGGTCGTCACGCCGCAATTGGCGAAGTTCATTAGCGGCCTGGACATGTTCTATCTGGGCACGGCTAACGCCGCGGGACAGCCGTACATTCAATACCGCGGCGGCTCGCCTGGGTTTTTGAAAGTGATCGACGAGCACACGCTGGCCTTTGCCGATTTCGGCGGCAACCGGCAATACATTACGCTGGGCAATTTATCGGAGAACCCAAAGGCATTTATTTTTTTGATGGATTACGCTCATAGCCGGCGCGTGAAATTGTGGGGCACGGCCAAAGTGGTGGAGAACGACGAGGCCCTGCTCTCACAACTGGCCGATTCAGAATATCGCGCCGGCAAACCCGAACGGGCGATCGTGTTCACGCTGACAGCTTGGGACATGAACTGCCCGCAACATATTCACAAGCGTGTGGCGGTGAAAGATGTAGCGCCCATCATCGAACAACTACAAACACGGATTAAGGAACTGGAAGCGGAACTGGCGCAGCGTGGTCAGTAG
- the recA gene encoding recombinase RecA: protein MAKKESTEKSSEGKSKAHKDPLAEHPQLKNTIAQIEKTFGEGSIMPLGSTEAAAGRIQGIPTGSLSLDLALGGVGLPKGRIIEIFGPESSGKTTLALHAVARAQKEGGIAAFIDAEHALDPTWAKKLGVNLETLLVSQPGSGEEAMNITEMLIKSNAVDVIVIDSVAALVPQKELEGEMGDSHVGLQARLMSQAMRKLTGAISKSKTCVIFINQIREKIGVMFGSPETTPGGRALKFYSSCRIDVRRIGQLKDGEEVIGQRVRAKVVKNKVAPPFRVAEFDMLHANGISYEGDVLDLAVAQKLIVRSGAWFKYGETHLGQGREKVRQYLAENPKFTEELREKILVAGINTVVASAGSAGEE from the coding sequence ATGGCCAAAAAAGAATCAACCGAAAAATCCTCGGAGGGTAAATCCAAGGCGCATAAAGACCCGCTCGCCGAGCATCCCCAATTGAAAAACACCATCGCCCAAATCGAAAAAACTTTCGGCGAAGGCTCCATCATGCCGCTGGGCTCCACCGAGGCCGCCGCCGGCCGCATCCAGGGCATTCCCACCGGCAGTTTATCGCTCGACCTGGCCTTGGGAGGCGTCGGCCTTCCCAAGGGACGCATCATCGAAATCTTCGGTCCCGAATCCAGCGGCAAAACCACGCTCGCCTTGCATGCCGTGGCCCGGGCACAAAAGGAAGGGGGCATTGCCGCCTTCATCGATGCCGAACATGCCCTCGATCCCACCTGGGCTAAAAAATTGGGCGTCAATTTGGAAACGCTGCTGGTCAGCCAGCCCGGCAGCGGCGAAGAGGCCATGAACATTACCGAAATGCTCATCAAAAGCAATGCGGTCGATGTGATTGTCATCGATTCGGTCGCCGCCCTGGTGCCGCAGAAAGAATTGGAAGGCGAAATGGGCGATTCCCATGTCGGTTTGCAAGCCCGGCTCATGAGTCAGGCCATGCGCAAGCTGACCGGTGCCATTTCCAAAAGCAAAACCTGCGTAATCTTCATCAATCAAATCCGCGAAAAAATTGGCGTCATGTTCGGCAGCCCCGAAACCACGCCGGGCGGTCGGGCACTGAAGTTTTATTCCTCCTGCCGCATCGACGTCCGGCGGATCGGTCAATTGAAGGACGGCGAGGAAGTCATCGGCCAGCGCGTGCGGGCTAAAGTCGTCAAAAACAAAGTCGCCCCGCCGTTCCGTGTGGCCGAGTTCGATATGCTCCACGCCAACGGCATCAGTTACGAAGGCGACGTGCTCGATTTGGCGGTGGCGCAAAAACTGATTGTACGCAGCGGCGCATGGTTCAAATATGGCGAAACGCATTTGGGCCAAGGTCGCGAAAAAGTCCGCCAATACCTGGCCGAGAATCCTAAATTTACGGAAGAACTGCGCGAAAAAATTCTCGTTGCCGGCATCAACACCGTCGTCGCCAGCGCCGGCAGCGCGGGTGAAGAATAG